One window of Aerococcus tenax genomic DNA carries:
- a CDS encoding alpha-hydroxy-acid oxidizing protein: protein MADYVAGTEVKDLKIVNLYDVEEEAREIIPEAGYGYIRSGAGDEFTLRRNITCFNSKGILPRVIGDVEHPDTSTRFLGKDYSAPFFYAPIAALGIAHEEKEIGMAKAFNEFGTAFSISSYAGSSWDEMAPSYEGYEDRPRYFQLYMSKNHGFNEAMLNEAKDFGCQAIILTADSTVEGNRELNKRNHFTYPFGMPIVERYLAGSGEGMALKDVYASSKQKISPKDIEYIKSICDLPVMLKGVQTPEDALKGIGAGADVIYVSNHGGRQLDGAPGSFETLEAIAEAVQGEVPIVFDSGIRRGEHVFKALAAGADVVGIGRPALYGLALGGHKGVLSVLNYLKDDLTRIMQLTGCQTIEDIKNARLTDLPAYNEAELRHHGY from the coding sequence ATGGCAGATTATGTTGCAGGTACTGAAGTTAAAGACTTAAAAATCGTTAACTTATATGATGTAGAAGAAGAGGCTAGAGAAATCATCCCTGAAGCAGGCTATGGTTATATTCGTTCTGGTGCAGGGGATGAATTTACTTTAAGAAGAAATATTACCTGTTTTAACAGTAAGGGCATCCTACCGCGGGTGATTGGTGATGTTGAGCATCCAGATACATCAACTAGATTTCTAGGAAAAGATTACTCAGCGCCCTTCTTCTATGCACCAATTGCTGCTTTAGGAATTGCTCATGAAGAAAAAGAAATTGGCATGGCTAAAGCCTTTAACGAATTCGGCACCGCCTTTTCAATTTCCTCTTATGCAGGATCTAGCTGGGATGAAATGGCACCTTCCTATGAAGGTTATGAAGACCGCCCACGTTACTTCCAGTTATACATGAGTAAGAACCATGGCTTTAACGAAGCGATGTTAAACGAAGCCAAAGACTTTGGCTGCCAAGCTATTATTTTAACTGCGGACTCTACTGTTGAAGGAAACCGTGAATTAAATAAACGGAATCATTTTACTTATCCATTTGGTATGCCAATCGTTGAACGCTACTTAGCAGGTTCTGGCGAAGGTATGGCCCTAAAAGATGTTTATGCTTCCTCTAAACAAAAGATTTCACCCAAAGATATTGAATACATTAAATCCATTTGTGACCTACCAGTGATGCTTAAAGGGGTACAAACGCCTGAAGATGCCTTGAAGGGTATTGGTGCTGGTGCGGATGTGATTTACGTGTCTAACCATGGGGGACGTCAATTAGATGGAGCTCCTGGATCCTTTGAAACCCTTGAAGCCATTGCTGAAGCGGTTCAAGGTGAAGTGCCAATCGTCTTTGACTCAGGTATCCGTCGCGGGGAACATGTCTTTAAAGCGCTGGCAGCAGGTGCAGATGTCGTAGGTATTGGACGTCCAGCCCTTTACGGCCTAGCCCTAGGTGGACATAAGGGTGTCCTTTCCGTATTGAACTACTTGAAAGACGACTTGACCCGGATTATGCAATTAACCGGTTGTCAAACCATTGAAGACATTAAGAATGCACGTCTAACCGACCTCCCTGCATATAACGAAGCTGAATTAAGACATCACGGTTATTAA
- a CDS encoding class II fructose-bisphosphate aldolase, whose protein sequence is MAFLVNGNEILKDARRNQYAVGAYNTNNLEWTRALVSGAKETRTPLLIQVSTGAAKYMGGYKLVRDLVLNVMDSMDIDVPVILNLDHGDFESAKECIELGYSSVMFDGHKLPVEENLAKTKEIVRLAHERGIAVEAEIGKIGENQGGGELASVEDAIRFAEAGVDRLACGIGNIHGVYPEGWEGLNFDRLKEISDAVDVPLVLHGGSGIPQDQVKKAISLGIAKININTEFQLAFQKATREYIEAGHDQDRSNKGFDPRKLLRPGTDAITESMKEMISWMGTRPIDDRDSKFVFDEASLNEE, encoded by the coding sequence ATGGCTTTTTTAGTAAATGGTAATGAAATTTTGAAGGACGCACGTCGCAACCAATATGCGGTGGGAGCCTACAATACAAACAATCTCGAATGGACCCGTGCCTTAGTGAGCGGTGCTAAAGAAACCAGAACCCCATTATTGATTCAAGTATCTACTGGTGCTGCTAAATATATGGGTGGTTACAAATTAGTTCGTGACTTAGTGCTTAACGTGATGGATAGCATGGATATTGATGTTCCAGTTATCTTGAACTTAGACCATGGTGATTTCGAATCAGCCAAAGAATGTATCGAGTTAGGTTATTCTTCTGTTATGTTCGACGGGCATAAATTACCAGTTGAAGAAAACCTTGCTAAAACTAAAGAAATCGTTCGTTTAGCTCATGAACGTGGTATTGCTGTTGAAGCTGAAATCGGTAAAATTGGTGAAAACCAAGGTGGCGGTGAATTAGCTTCTGTTGAAGATGCCATTCGTTTTGCTGAAGCTGGTGTTGACCGTCTTGCATGTGGGATTGGTAATATCCACGGTGTTTACCCAGAAGGTTGGGAAGGCTTAAACTTCGACCGCTTGAAAGAAATTTCCGATGCTGTTGATGTTCCACTTGTTTTACATGGTGGTTCTGGTATTCCTCAAGACCAAGTGAAGAAAGCTATTTCTTTAGGTATTGCTAAGATCAACATCAATACCGAATTCCAATTAGCTTTCCAAAAAGCTACTCGTGAATACATCGAAGCTGGTCATGACCAAGACCGTTCAAACAAAGGTTTCGACCCACGTAAATTGTTAAGACCTGGTACTGACGCAATTACTGAATCCATGAAAGAAATGATTTCTTGGATGGGTACTCGTCCAATTGACGACAGAGACTCTAAATTTGTCTTCGATGAAGCTTCCTTAAACGAAGAATAA
- a CDS encoding nitroreductase family protein, producing the protein MTQFKDLAAKRRSIYHIGKNTDHSSKEIVDALKAVLKDVPTAFNSQTSRIVIAFGDKHQALWDEIYQVQEGVLEGDMWEQMSGVIQGAKEGLGTILFFEDLNEVENMPANPERSTAYKENNSANHQYAAWLTLAELDLGATLQHFNIGYEQGFDKSIRQMFDLPDSYAMLAQMPFGSIETPAGDKDYIDQDEKVRVYE; encoded by the coding sequence ATGACACAATTTAAAGATCTTGCTGCTAAGCGTCGTTCGATTTACCATATTGGAAAGAATACCGACCATAGTTCAAAGGAAATCGTTGACGCTTTAAAAGCAGTCTTAAAAGATGTGCCAACCGCCTTTAACAGCCAAACTTCACGCATTGTGATTGCTTTTGGAGATAAGCACCAAGCCTTATGGGATGAAATCTACCAAGTTCAAGAAGGTGTTTTAGAAGGCGACATGTGGGAACAAATGTCTGGCGTGATTCAAGGCGCTAAAGAAGGTTTAGGAACCATTCTTTTCTTTGAAGACTTAAATGAAGTAGAAAATATGCCAGCTAACCCAGAACGGTCAACTGCTTACAAGGAAAATAACAGTGCTAACCACCAATATGCTGCCTGGTTAACCTTAGCTGAATTAGATTTGGGAGCAACCTTGCAACACTTTAACATTGGTTATGAGCAAGGCTTCGATAAGTCCATCCGTCAAATGTTTGACTTACCAGACTCATACGCTATGTTAGCGCAAATGCCATTTGGTTCTATTGAAACCCCTGCTGGCGACAAAGACTATATCGACCAAGATGAAAAAGTCCGTGTTTACGAATAA
- a CDS encoding cobalamin-independent methionine synthase II family protein — protein sequence MTNKILTTHVGSLPRTQALLEANKRRTAGTIAEDEFNQIIAESVDQVVKKQKEIGIDQVNDGEYGHVTSGAVDYGAWWNYSFYRLGGLEMTDEDRWAKSEAIRSTPGNIKLTSFPDRRDRQKFRAAYEDPDSGVLGRRNKVANPVFADKVTYIGQDQVNRDVKLLTEALEKYDIKQGFMAAISPGAAARLEDRYYHDEEALLNDVADALHEEYKAITDAGLIVQLDAPDLAEAWDQINPEPSLKDFQAWMQKRVDAANRALEGIDPSLVRLHICWGSWHGPHTTDIPFEDIVDQCLQIKAESFSFEASSPRHGHEWRVWEKEGRLKAGQKIVPGFVSHSTNAVEHPQLIADRIERFAKLVGPENVIASTDCGLGGRLHEQIAWAKLEALVEGAAIASKHLFG from the coding sequence ATGACTAATAAAATTTTGACCACACATGTAGGATCCTTACCGCGGACACAAGCCTTGTTAGAGGCCAATAAACGACGGACAGCGGGCACCATTGCTGAAGACGAATTTAACCAAATTATCGCTGAATCGGTTGACCAAGTCGTGAAAAAGCAAAAAGAAATTGGCATTGACCAAGTCAATGATGGGGAGTACGGCCATGTGACTTCAGGCGCAGTTGACTATGGTGCCTGGTGGAACTATTCCTTCTACCGCTTAGGTGGATTAGAAATGACCGATGAAGACCGTTGGGCAAAAAGCGAAGCCATCCGGTCCACACCTGGCAATATTAAGTTAACTAGTTTCCCTGACCGCCGTGATCGGCAAAAATTTAGAGCAGCTTATGAAGATCCTGATTCTGGCGTTTTAGGGAGACGTAATAAGGTAGCTAATCCGGTTTTTGCCGACAAGGTAACCTATATTGGTCAAGACCAAGTCAACCGCGATGTGAAGCTCTTGACCGAAGCCTTAGAAAAATATGATATCAAGCAAGGCTTTATGGCGGCCATTTCTCCAGGGGCAGCGGCACGTTTAGAAGACCGTTATTACCACGATGAAGAAGCGCTCTTAAATGATGTTGCCGATGCCTTACATGAAGAATACAAAGCCATTACTGATGCGGGCTTAATTGTCCAATTAGATGCTCCAGACCTAGCGGAAGCTTGGGACCAAATTAATCCGGAACCGAGCTTAAAAGATTTCCAAGCCTGGATGCAAAAACGGGTGGATGCGGCCAACCGCGCCTTAGAGGGCATTGATCCTAGCTTGGTTCGCTTACATATTTGTTGGGGGTCTTGGCATGGGCCTCATACCACCGATATTCCTTTCGAAGATATTGTTGACCAATGCTTACAAATCAAGGCAGAATCCTTCTCCTTTGAAGCCTCAAGTCCTCGCCATGGTCATGAGTGGCGGGTATGGGAAAAAGAGGGTCGCTTAAAGGCAGGACAAAAGATTGTTCCAGGCTTTGTTTCCCACTCCACCAATGCGGTTGAGCACCCACAATTAATTGCTGACCGGATTGAACGCTTTGCCAAATTAGTGGGTCCAGAAAACGTGATTGCTTCAACCGACTGTGGTCTGGGTGGACGCTTGCATGAGCAAATTGCTTGGGCAAAATTGGAAGCCTTAGTTGAAGGAGCAGCCATTGCTTCTAAGCATCTCTTTGGCTAA
- the trhO gene encoding oxygen-dependent tRNA uridine(34) hydroxylase TrhO — MSKDYRVLLYYKYQDIEDPDQFAKKHLVFCKRIGLRGRILVSEEGINGTVSGTVEETDQYMDHLHAIPGFEDVWFKIDEADDYAHKKMFVRSRNEIVSLSLDDDLSPLDITGDYLQPEEFHQALLDEDTVVLDTRNDYEYDLGHFKGAIRPDIRSFRELPQWVRDNKEKFMDKKVAVYCTGGVRCEKFSGWMLREGIGDKVGQLEGGIDTYGKDPKVQGDLWEGKMYVFDERISVPINHVNPTIISKDHYDGQACDRYVNCANPECNKQFFSSKENEDKYLRGCTADCRRHPRNLYVKEHELSDEEWEDRLNAIGESLYVNQN, encoded by the coding sequence GTGAGTAAAGACTATCGCGTTTTACTATATTACAAGTATCAAGATATTGAAGACCCCGACCAATTTGCTAAAAAACACCTGGTTTTCTGTAAACGGATTGGTTTAAGGGGACGTATTCTCGTCAGTGAAGAAGGCATCAACGGGACGGTGTCAGGAACAGTAGAAGAAACTGACCAATATATGGACCACTTACACGCCATCCCCGGTTTTGAAGATGTCTGGTTCAAGATTGATGAAGCCGATGACTACGCCCATAAGAAAATGTTTGTCCGTTCCCGTAATGAAATTGTGTCTTTGTCCTTGGATGATGACTTAAGTCCGCTGGATATCACCGGTGACTATTTACAACCAGAAGAATTCCACCAAGCCCTCTTAGATGAGGATACGGTGGTCTTAGATACCCGTAACGATTACGAATATGACTTGGGCCACTTCAAAGGCGCCATCCGCCCTGATATCCGTAGTTTTCGTGAACTTCCCCAATGGGTAAGAGACAATAAGGAAAAATTTATGGATAAAAAAGTTGCCGTCTACTGTACCGGGGGTGTCCGCTGCGAAAAATTCTCCGGCTGGATGCTCAGAGAAGGCATCGGTGATAAGGTCGGCCAACTTGAAGGCGGTATCGATACTTATGGTAAAGACCCCAAAGTCCAAGGTGACTTGTGGGAAGGCAAGATGTATGTTTTTGATGAACGGATTTCCGTACCCATTAACCACGTCAACCCCACTATTATTTCTAAAGACCACTATGACGGCCAAGCCTGTGACCGCTACGTCAACTGTGCCAACCCTGAATGTAATAAGCAATTCTTCTCTTCTAAGGAAAATGAAGATAAATACTTACGGGGCTGCACAGCAGACTGTCGCCGCCACCCCCGTAATCTCTACGTCAAAGAACACGAACTCTCTGATGAAGAATGGGAAGACCGTCTCAATGCCATTGGTGAATCTCTCTACGTTAACCAAAACTAG
- a CDS encoding N-acetylmuramoyl-L-alanine amidase produces the protein MKGNFFQEKKTKKTMHKSKGKWVVASLLLAGSLGAVSLGNEEVRANVNTLASQGFKNFSSSNFAGKEQLTENGQIKQASQDALKRIKGTWTKNSVDQVKAEIARQQAAGYQAYVVQWGDTLSVLAEATGQDLNSLAQANHLGNIHLIFTGDLLTGILSPVSQNNAGTQAAKTVSPATSTNEASQQKAPTSGQGQDDSSANLSPAETDAAIEKDLAENVKITVLTPQNQAQAGDVNSAPGNYQPVNPETGLSGHIVENPASVDTALTEENDDKENQNANETKAEPEQNKAEKETKATVIDEKLEDVDVNKDSKAGEVKNKDQAPTERLVKEKDVQPESDPKVDNKDNKEKEKSETTQPTPEETPKDKSETSQPAPEKTPEDKTNKDQEKPADEITSVSVQKTFIIQPGVRYVADDQLGLGQEKTIQEGKEGKRVVETTVQSQAGKEINRSEKTIEYVPAEDKIVHVGTKAPTSKKILTQKVSIPFQTKYTDNNDYKAGSQKVLQKGENGEKTVTYEVTYQDGKEVSRQQIDEKVTKEPVDQIVQRGTKTPGPNQHVVSHGESLWSIAKRYGVTVEGIRQASGLSSNVLYTNQVLTIPKDQVGTVTTSLVYTVGPNETVDSIASAFGISSQALRNANGITGNYLAHGQELQIPNAPVKPMNIPQASDGVRTVMLDPGHGNWSGASYAGVNEGTLNKNLADKLTRVLQSRGYRVLTDRPGTSDTGLLQRSQIANGSNADIFVSMHHNAMGAANRGTAQGIETYYYQYFTNYPSRINPYHNNAQRITNSAYLAKQIQNQLIGNTGAINRGVQSNTFAVLRETDIPAVLIEYGFGDNPQELSRLRDSNYQDKLVQATANAIDAYFNNVY, from the coding sequence ATGAAAGGCAATTTTTTCCAAGAGAAAAAGACTAAAAAGACAATGCACAAATCAAAAGGTAAATGGGTCGTTGCTAGTTTACTTCTAGCCGGCTCACTAGGTGCGGTTTCATTAGGCAATGAAGAAGTCAGAGCCAATGTCAACACTTTGGCCAGTCAAGGATTTAAAAACTTTTCCAGTTCTAATTTTGCGGGGAAAGAGCAATTGACAGAAAATGGACAAATCAAACAAGCTAGCCAGGATGCGCTCAAGCGTATTAAAGGAACTTGGACCAAGAATAGTGTCGACCAAGTCAAAGCGGAAATCGCCCGCCAACAAGCAGCCGGTTACCAAGCTTATGTGGTCCAATGGGGCGATACCCTGAGTGTTCTCGCTGAAGCTACTGGCCAAGACCTTAATAGCTTGGCTCAAGCTAACCATTTAGGCAATATCCACCTAATCTTTACTGGAGACCTCCTAACCGGGATTCTCTCACCAGTAAGCCAAAACAACGCTGGCACTCAAGCAGCTAAAACAGTTAGCCCAGCTACTAGCACGAATGAAGCTAGCCAACAAAAAGCACCAACTAGCGGTCAAGGTCAAGACGACAGCAGCGCAAACTTAAGCCCAGCAGAAACTGACGCCGCTATTGAAAAAGATCTGGCTGAAAATGTGAAGATTACCGTTTTAACTCCTCAAAACCAAGCACAAGCAGGTGATGTAAACAGCGCACCAGGCAATTATCAACCGGTAAACCCAGAAACCGGTCTTAGCGGACATATCGTAGAAAATCCTGCATCCGTTGACACTGCCCTTACAGAAGAAAATGATGATAAGGAAAATCAAAATGCCAACGAAACAAAGGCTGAACCAGAACAAAACAAGGCAGAAAAAGAAACAAAAGCAACTGTCATTGATGAAAAATTAGAAGACGTCGATGTAAATAAGGATTCAAAAGCTGGAGAAGTTAAGAACAAGGACCAAGCACCAACTGAAAGGTTAGTGAAGGAAAAAGACGTTCAACCTGAAAGTGATCCAAAAGTCGACAATAAAGATAATAAGGAAAAGGAAAAATCTGAAACGACTCAACCAACTCCAGAAGAAACCCCTAAGGACAAGTCCGAAACTAGTCAACCCGCTCCAGAAAAGACACCAGAAGACAAGACCAATAAGGATCAAGAAAAGCCAGCTGACGAAATCACTTCAGTAAGCGTTCAAAAAACCTTCATTATCCAACCGGGCGTGAGATATGTTGCTGATGACCAATTAGGTCTAGGACAAGAAAAAACTATCCAAGAAGGTAAGGAAGGCAAACGCGTAGTGGAAACCACCGTCCAAAGCCAAGCAGGTAAAGAAATTAACCGATCTGAAAAGACAATTGAATATGTTCCGGCTGAAGATAAAATTGTCCATGTCGGCACCAAGGCTCCAACCAGTAAGAAAATCCTTACCCAAAAAGTAAGCATTCCTTTCCAAACCAAGTATACCGACAATAATGACTACAAGGCTGGCAGCCAAAAAGTCTTACAAAAAGGTGAAAACGGTGAAAAGACCGTCACTTATGAAGTCACTTACCAAGATGGTAAGGAAGTCAGCCGTCAACAAATTGATGAAAAAGTGACTAAAGAACCCGTCGACCAAATCGTCCAACGCGGTACCAAGACGCCTGGGCCAAACCAACACGTAGTCAGTCACGGTGAGTCACTCTGGTCTATTGCCAAAAGATACGGCGTAACGGTTGAAGGCATTCGTCAAGCCAGTGGTTTAAGCAGTAATGTGCTCTACACCAACCAAGTCCTCACCATTCCTAAGGACCAAGTAGGCACGGTAACCACTAGTTTAGTTTACACGGTCGGCCCTAATGAAACGGTCGATAGTATTGCTAGCGCCTTTGGGATCAGTTCACAAGCCCTCCGGAATGCAAACGGCATTACTGGGAACTATCTAGCCCATGGTCAAGAACTCCAAATTCCAAACGCGCCGGTCAAGCCAATGAATATTCCGCAAGCCTCTGATGGGGTTCGGACCGTCATGTTAGACCCAGGACATGGCAATTGGTCAGGAGCCTCTTACGCTGGCGTTAACGAGGGAACTCTAAATAAGAACCTCGCCGATAAATTAACTCGGGTCCTACAAAGTCGTGGCTATCGCGTCCTCACTGACCGTCCTGGGACCAGTGACACTGGCTTACTCCAACGTAGCCAAATTGCTAACGGGTCCAACGCTGACATTTTTGTCTCCATGCACCACAATGCCATGGGAGCAGCTAACCGCGGCACAGCCCAAGGGATTGAAACCTACTACTACCAATACTTTACCAATTATCCATCTCGGATTAACCCTTATCACAACAATGCCCAACGGATTACCAATAGTGCTTACTTAGCTAAGCAAATCCAAAACCAATTGATCGGTAATACCGGGGCCATTAACCGTGGCGTTCAATCCAATACCTTTGCGGTTTTACGAGAAACTGATATTCCTGCCGTCTTGATTGAATACGGCTTTGGTGATAACCCACAAGAACTCAGTCGCTTGAGAGATTCAAATTACCAAGACAAATTAGTCCAAGCAACCGCTAATGCCATCGACGCTTACTTTAATAATGTTTATTAA
- a CDS encoding 2-keto-3-deoxygluconate permease, producing MLKRIAKIPAGTFLVPMIISMLLISFFPGMYDVFGGTTQAAFQQGTSVVIGFLVFAAGTTLDFKKIGPLLKRHLPMVVFKLVLSTLYILTFYWLFGVEGILGVNLLTFACVMYSLNPAVALAIHSEYGDQQFGAVYGIYGILGMSFTPLILLSLLTASGGGAGIDWNPIISIFIPLIVGALLGNIDPDFADFFSPLIGKLLPFLGWNLGVGMNLMDAISSGLSGLLMAVIFMALMFPLILFDKYVTKVNDGVDGVAIWNVAGMSVANPAIIGAALPAVFATQVTSATAIVMMVCIITSLASPALAQKLSKESESERLERELS from the coding sequence ATGTTAAAACGAATTGCGAAAATTCCAGCGGGGACTTTCTTAGTACCGATGATTATTTCCATGTTATTGATTTCTTTCTTCCCCGGCATGTACGATGTCTTTGGTGGAACCACCCAGGCAGCCTTCCAACAAGGAACCAGTGTGGTGATTGGCTTCTTGGTTTTTGCAGCGGGAACGACCTTAGACTTTAAGAAAATAGGGCCCCTGCTCAAGCGCCACTTACCCATGGTCGTCTTTAAGTTAGTTTTGTCCACTTTATACATTTTAACTTTTTACTGGCTTTTTGGGGTTGAAGGAATTTTGGGGGTTAATCTCTTAACCTTTGCCTGTGTGATGTATTCGCTCAACCCGGCCGTTGCCTTAGCTATTCATAGTGAGTATGGCGACCAACAATTTGGTGCGGTTTATGGTATCTACGGTATCCTCGGCATGTCTTTTACCCCTTTGATTCTTCTCAGTCTCCTTACTGCGAGTGGTGGCGGTGCAGGGATTGATTGGAATCCGATTATTTCGATCTTTATTCCCCTCATTGTAGGCGCCTTACTCGGTAATATTGACCCTGATTTTGCGGATTTTTTCTCGCCTCTGATTGGTAAGCTGCTGCCCTTTTTAGGTTGGAATTTAGGGGTGGGGATGAACTTGATGGATGCTATTTCTTCTGGCTTATCCGGTTTATTAATGGCAGTGATTTTCATGGCCTTGATGTTCCCCTTAATTTTATTTGATAAGTATGTGACTAAGGTCAATGATGGCGTAGATGGTGTGGCGATCTGGAATGTAGCAGGGATGTCGGTGGCTAACCCAGCCATTATCGGTGCCGCTCTTCCTGCCGTTTTTGCCACTCAGGTGACCTCGGCGACCGCTATCGTGATGATGGTATGTATTATTACCTCTCTCGCTTCACCTGCCTTAGCGCAAAAACTTTCTAAGGAAAGTGAAAGCGAGCGCCTAGAGCGGGAACTGTCTTAA
- a CDS encoding dicarboxylate/amino acid:cation symporter, which produces MFDLLALITILLLFFLLRWQAGQGKSFTVRVLTATLLGIGAGLIFAGHTSYVGAIGTIYAHLLKAIVVPVLFFSIISTVSSLGNLKTLTTIGSKTIGVLSLHNVLASATTIIVALALGVGRNAHIDLPSNVEVKEVPSLAQAVINFFPQNIIEDAANNRVIPIIVFSLFVGIAILTYQNKAEIKAFTDFIDAGHQVIFKVAALITRFTPYAVLALLTDKLGGLNLASLGSLLLALATLYLVTLFHSSVTTGAIIGLLGRLNPVIYLKKFFSVWMIAFSTQSSVGSVPANVSAQKEMGVPEHIASFTSSIGTTFGMPGCAAAWPVLLAIFTINALGLDFGLVDYLYMVVVALLVSAGTVGVPGTATITATAMFTAIGLPVEMIIVLTPISAIADMARTATNVTASGSTGLLVARFEKVLNLDQYYDNDGQEGKAYANS; this is translated from the coding sequence ATGTTTGACTTATTAGCATTAATTACGATTCTATTATTATTTTTTCTTTTACGCTGGCAGGCCGGTCAAGGAAAGAGTTTTACCGTACGGGTTTTAACCGCGACCTTGTTAGGAATCGGCGCGGGTCTGATCTTTGCGGGTCATACTAGTTATGTAGGAGCTATTGGAACCATTTATGCCCACTTATTGAAGGCAATTGTGGTACCGGTCCTATTTTTCTCCATTATCTCTACGGTTTCTTCCTTAGGAAACCTAAAAACTTTAACCACGATTGGAAGTAAAACCATCGGGGTACTTTCCCTTCATAACGTTTTAGCCTCAGCGACCACCATTATCGTGGCCTTGGCCTTAGGTGTGGGCCGCAACGCTCATATTGATTTGCCTAGCAATGTGGAAGTCAAGGAAGTTCCAAGCCTAGCTCAAGCCGTGATTAATTTCTTCCCGCAAAACATTATTGAAGACGCGGCTAATAACCGGGTGATTCCAATTATTGTCTTTTCCTTATTTGTTGGTATCGCCATCCTCACTTATCAGAACAAGGCAGAAATCAAGGCCTTTACTGATTTTATTGATGCTGGCCACCAAGTTATCTTTAAGGTGGCTGCCTTGATTACCCGCTTTACCCCTTACGCTGTTCTAGCGCTCTTAACGGATAAGCTAGGTGGTTTGAATTTAGCTTCCTTAGGGTCCTTATTATTAGCCTTGGCAACTTTATACTTAGTGACGCTTTTCCATTCTTCAGTCACCACAGGAGCCATTATTGGCCTCTTAGGGCGGCTCAATCCTGTGATTTACTTGAAGAAATTCTTCTCCGTGTGGATGATTGCCTTTTCTACCCAAAGTTCAGTAGGTTCAGTGCCTGCTAATGTGAGTGCTCAAAAGGAGATGGGGGTGCCAGAACACATTGCTTCCTTTACTTCTTCTATTGGAACCACCTTTGGGATGCCAGGCTGTGCTGCGGCTTGGCCAGTGCTTTTAGCTATCTTTACCATTAACGCTTTAGGACTGGACTTTGGTCTGGTGGATTATCTTTATATGGTGGTTGTCGCCCTCTTAGTATCGGCAGGAACGGTTGGTGTTCCAGGGACAGCGACCATTACCGCAACCGCTATGTTTACAGCCATTGGCCTGCCGGTGGAAATGATTATCGTCTTAACCCCAATTTCAGCCATTGCAGACATGGCTAGAACCGCAACCAATGTTACTGCTTCGGGTTCGACCGGGCTTTTGGTTGCCCGCTTTGAAAAGGTCTTAAATCTTGACCAATACTATGACAATGATGGGCAAGAAGGCAAGGCTTACGCGAATTCATAA
- a CDS encoding PH domain-containing protein: MAFNLSNLMQGALGNFSQKDQQELNEEYGDFLFKDEEIYSGYQLVRDAIIFTNIRIIIVDKQGASGKKTALRSLYLSHIVDVEMESAGLAFDDSEITITYLKNIYRRPREEDTQNLTFEFPKQTDILPLYRFLGNLVVENRREINQ; encoded by the coding sequence ATGGCTTTTAATTTGAGTAACTTAATGCAAGGGGCCCTGGGAAACTTTTCCCAAAAGGATCAACAAGAGCTAAACGAAGAATATGGCGACTTCCTCTTTAAAGATGAAGAAATTTATTCCGGCTATCAATTGGTTCGGGACGCCATCATCTTTACTAATATTCGTATTATCATAGTCGATAAACAAGGAGCCAGCGGAAAGAAGACTGCCCTCCGTTCCCTTTACCTCAGCCACATCGTTGATGTAGAAATGGAGAGTGCCGGACTGGCCTTTGATGATAGCGAGATCACCATCACCTATCTAAAAAACATTTACCGTCGTCCCCGTGAGGAAGACACCCAAAACTTGACCTTTGAATTTCCTAAGCAAACTGACATCCTGCCCCTCTACCGCTTCCTAGGCAACCTGGTTGTGGAAAACCGCCGCGAAATTAACCAATAA